From Calditrichota bacterium, one genomic window encodes:
- a CDS encoding M28 family peptidase has product MRRLFLALMLTAAAVHAFDQDRAFTMLKAQVAFGPRVPNSPQADSCREFLLRELSFWCDTAWVQPFEYNSADRSEKLNLYNIVGQFNPQSKDRVMLCAHWDSRPMADRDPDSTNHNKGIPAANDGAGSVAILLEVARQLSLKPVSFGVDIVFFDGEDYGREGVTDEYLIGSRHFARTQPVPIPHYGILLDMVSEKDLRIPYEMNSFVHARKIVDKVFDAAERGKAMSFVREPGESVMDDHFPFLEKGVPVIDLIDFDYKYWHTMEDTPDKCSPYSMGEVGRTLLDVLHAEKFE; this is encoded by the coding sequence ATGCGCCGACTATTTCTCGCACTTATGCTGACCGCCGCCGCCGTGCACGCGTTTGATCAGGACCGAGCGTTCACGATGCTGAAAGCGCAAGTCGCGTTCGGACCTCGTGTCCCCAATTCGCCGCAGGCCGATTCCTGCCGCGAGTTTCTGCTCCGCGAATTGAGTTTCTGGTGCGACACCGCGTGGGTCCAGCCGTTCGAATATAACAGCGCGGATCGCAGCGAAAAACTGAATTTGTACAATATCGTCGGGCAGTTCAATCCGCAGTCCAAAGACCGTGTGATGCTCTGCGCGCACTGGGACTCGCGCCCGATGGCCGATCGCGATCCCGATTCGACGAATCACAACAAAGGTATTCCGGCGGCCAACGACGGCGCGGGCAGCGTGGCGATTCTTCTGGAAGTCGCGCGGCAATTGTCGCTGAAACCCGTTTCCTTCGGCGTGGATATCGTCTTCTTCGACGGTGAAGACTACGGTCGCGAAGGCGTCACCGACGAGTACTTGATCGGCTCCCGCCATTTCGCGCGCACACAGCCCGTGCCGATTCCGCACTACGGAATCTTGCTCGACATGGTGTCCGAAAAAGACTTGCGAATTCCCTACGAGATGAATTCATTCGTGCACGCCCGCAAAATCGTCGACAAAGTCTTCGACGCCGCCGAACGCGGCAAGGCGATGTCCTTTGTCCGCGAACCGGGCGAATCCGTCATGGATGATCACTTTCCTTTTCTTGAGAAAGGCGTGCCCGTCATCGATCTGATCGATTTTGACTACAAGTATTGGCACACGATGGAAGATACGCCGGACAAATGTTCGCCCTACAGCATGGGAGAAGTGGGCCGGACGCTGCTGGACGTTTTGCACGCGGAGAAATTTGAATGA
- a CDS encoding T9SS type A sorting domain-containing protein has product MPFLIILLLVSGAFAQYAPYSLRLNTDRSSRSLDAEPEPRLGSNVIIDIIADASSPLYWIGTGNGVTKLELDLTSNVENQRYQFLNYSDEQGLGKGGVSGLFVTDSIVWASFAFDTSVGISGAGGGLAYTRDNGSSWTWVPQPRDTFYSLDAQGRDAILGYWPTATNVDNITYAFALTPNYVWIVSKGGGLRRHAYAEDYTDFRDTTGWKVLSPDGTPFHTGSELSDRSFSIVYDGTYLWEGTALGIYRTADEGETWDWFHSNNTDISGNFVTALDYQPSTHTVWAATWRATADDEFYAISKTSDNGLTWQVTLTEDQIEQAIGRRETPRIHAFGFDGDDVYACDDIGLWKTNNGGQTWELFPQIVDSTRSGHRIEEDAMYAAHKGINENLLWAGGLDGLAVSASNGANWHILQTAEPLTGSSRDADTYAYPNPYSPSRYNVVRIRVNSSGGGAKLTVYDFAMSEVVSLPTQTLNPGEDYLTWNGKKDGVDVANGTYFYKVEKPGGDVWGKLVILD; this is encoded by the coding sequence ATGCCTTTCTTGATCATACTCCTGCTCGTTTCCGGCGCATTCGCGCAATACGCGCCGTACTCGCTTCGTCTGAATACGGACAGATCGTCGCGCTCGCTCGATGCTGAGCCCGAACCGAGGCTCGGCTCGAACGTCATCATCGACATCATCGCCGATGCAAGTTCGCCGTTATACTGGATCGGAACGGGTAATGGCGTCACCAAGCTCGAACTCGACCTTACGTCAAACGTCGAGAATCAGCGCTACCAATTCCTGAACTACAGCGACGAGCAAGGTCTCGGCAAGGGCGGAGTCTCCGGTCTTTTCGTCACCGACTCAATCGTTTGGGCGAGCTTCGCATTCGATACTTCGGTCGGCATCAGCGGCGCGGGCGGCGGCTTGGCATATACGCGTGACAATGGCTCGTCGTGGACGTGGGTTCCGCAGCCGCGCGACACGTTCTACAGTTTGGATGCGCAGGGCCGCGATGCAATCCTCGGCTATTGGCCGACGGCCACAAACGTCGACAACATCACCTACGCCTTCGCCTTGACGCCCAACTACGTCTGGATCGTCTCCAAAGGCGGCGGTCTGCGCAGACACGCGTACGCCGAAGACTACACGGATTTCCGTGACACGACGGGTTGGAAAGTGCTTTCGCCCGACGGCACACCCTTCCATACGGGTTCCGAACTCTCCGACCGCTCGTTCAGCATCGTCTACGACGGAACATACTTGTGGGAAGGCACTGCACTCGGTATCTACCGCACCGCCGACGAAGGCGAAACGTGGGATTGGTTCCATTCCAACAACACCGACATCAGCGGCAACTTCGTCACCGCGCTCGACTATCAACCCTCAACTCATACCGTTTGGGCCGCCACGTGGCGCGCCACCGCTGACGACGAATTCTACGCGATTTCCAAAACCTCCGACAACGGATTGACGTGGCAAGTCACCTTGACCGAAGATCAAATTGAGCAAGCCATCGGCCGCCGCGAAACTCCGCGCATTCACGCTTTCGGCTTTGACGGCGACGACGTCTATGCCTGCGACGACATCGGACTTTGGAAAACCAACAACGGCGGACAAACGTGGGAACTCTTCCCGCAAATCGTCGATTCAACCCGCTCCGGTCATCGCATTGAAGAGGATGCAATGTACGCCGCGCACAAAGGCATAAATGAAAACCTTTTGTGGGCCGGCGGACTCGACGGCCTTGCGGTCAGCGCGTCGAACGGCGCCAATTGGCACATTTTGCAAACCGCCGAGCCGCTCACGGGTTCATCCCGCGATGCCGACACCTACGCCTATCCGAATCCGTATTCACCGTCGCGCTACAACGTCGTGCGCATTCGCGTGAATTCTTCCGGCGGCGGCGCGAAACTCACGGTCTATGATTTCGCCATGAGCGAAGTTGTCTCGCTGCCCACGCAAACTCTGAATCCCGGCGAAGACTATCTCACGTGGAACGGCAAGAAAGACGGTGTGGACGTCGCGAACGGAACCTATTTCTACAAAGTTGAAAAACCCGGCGGCGACGTCTGGGGCAAGCTGGTCATTTTGGACTGA
- a CDS encoding nucleotidyltransferase domain-containing protein, whose translation MLVSYSEIQKVCDEIVEKFHPEKVILFGSYAYGTPTEDSDVDLFVLMDHDGRELDAMTKIRVETKHRFPMDLIVRSPEVLKKRLEWKDWFLLDIVNKGKVLYDAHNT comes from the coding sequence ATGCTCGTTTCGTATTCCGAAATACAAAAAGTCTGCGACGAAATCGTCGAGAAGTTTCACCCCGAAAAGGTGATCCTGTTCGGGTCGTATGCTTATGGTACTCCAACCGAAGACTCCGATGTCGATCTGTTCGTGCTGATGGATCATGACGGGCGGGAACTGGACGCAATGACTAAAATCCGCGTGGAAACGAAACATCGCTTTCCCATGGATCTGATTGTCCGAAGTCCTGAAGTTCTAAAAAAGCGTCTCGAGTGGAAAGATTGGTTCCTTTTGGATATTGTCAATAAGGGAAAAGTACTCTATGATGCCCACAACACGTGA
- a CDS encoding HEPN domain-containing protein has product MPTTREWIDKAEEDFEVAGVLAKSKTGRFSNTICNHCQQCTEKYLKAVLQENSLPVPRTHDLVELLDLVVPVIPMLEASRGACQELTRYATIFRYPGFDTSREDSKRAISLCASIRRDVRHYFQLESL; this is encoded by the coding sequence ATGCCCACAACACGTGAGTGGATTGACAAAGCTGAAGAGGACTTTGAGGTTGCAGGCGTGCTTGCCAAATCGAAAACAGGCAGGTTCTCAAACACGATTTGCAACCATTGCCAACAGTGCACCGAAAAATACCTCAAAGCGGTATTGCAAGAGAATAGTCTGCCTGTACCCAGAACACATGACTTGGTCGAACTGTTAGACCTTGTCGTCCCAGTCATACCAATGCTCGAAGCAAGTCGCGGTGCTTGCCAAGAGCTGACACGGTATGCCACGATTTTCCGTTATCCTGGTTTTGATACTTCAAGAGAAGATTCCAAGCGGGCAATAAGCCTGTGCGCAAGCATTCGCAGAGACGTGCGGCACTACTTTCAACTGGAGTCCTTATGA
- a CDS encoding PorV/PorQ family protein produces MKIILALLLLAGTSYGQTGFTFLEIPVGARESALGGAGVALISGPTSAAHNPAALAHLKHTSFAALTTRHFGDSRASFFGLNIRARKFSLTPHFWGTTVPDIEYRTSPTRDPISTFDASYSAVGVSSGWKVTNEIAVGVTARYLHSKINFESAEGWSSDLGILVRPKVEQLSIGAAVNHLGAVNQYATEDVTLPTTVRVGAAWQQELGTAGGLMFTAEGAKPREHDTRIAGGVEYRAPQYLALRVGYVSGLEAQGVSFGAGLNYNRFTLDYAFLPYKEELGEGHRVGLGIEL; encoded by the coding sequence GTGAAGATTATACTCGCGCTTTTGCTGCTCGCGGGCACGTCGTATGGGCAAACCGGATTCACGTTCTTGGAGATACCGGTCGGTGCACGCGAAAGTGCTTTGGGTGGAGCGGGCGTCGCGTTGATCAGCGGCCCCACGTCCGCGGCGCACAATCCCGCCGCGTTGGCGCATTTGAAACATACAAGTTTCGCCGCGCTCACGACGCGTCACTTCGGCGATTCGCGTGCGTCCTTCTTTGGTTTGAATATCCGAGCAAGAAAATTCTCCTTGACGCCGCACTTCTGGGGCACGACGGTTCCCGATATCGAATACCGCACGAGTCCCACGCGGGATCCGATCAGCACGTTTGACGCAAGCTACTCCGCTGTCGGCGTTTCATCCGGTTGGAAAGTCACGAATGAAATCGCGGTCGGCGTCACGGCGCGCTATCTGCATTCGAAAATCAATTTCGAGAGTGCAGAGGGTTGGTCGTCGGATCTGGGCATATTGGTAAGACCCAAAGTTGAACAATTGAGCATCGGTGCGGCTGTGAATCATTTAGGCGCAGTCAATCAATACGCCACTGAAGACGTGACTTTGCCGACGACGGTTCGCGTCGGCGCCGCGTGGCAGCAAGAGTTGGGTACCGCAGGCGGCTTGATGTTCACAGCGGAAGGTGCAAAACCGCGCGAGCATGACACGCGCATCGCCGGCGGCGTAGAGTACCGCGCCCCGCAATATCTCGCGCTCAGAGTCGGCTACGTCAGCGGATTAGAAGCGCAAGGCGTCTCCTTCGGCGCCGGTCTGAATTACAACCGTTTTACTTTGGACTACGCGTTTCTTCCGTATAAAGAGGAACTTGGCGAAGGCCACCGCGTCGGACTCGGCATAGAGCTCTAA
- the nadE gene encoding NAD(+) synthase — translation MLLGLSNLNPTVGAIDSNTEKVIAAAREFVQKKCDVAVFSEMVIAGYPTEDLVLWPHFVEQQWRALQKIADATKESAMYLAVGLAVAHDEHVYNCAALLQRGKILGIVPKQQLPTYIIFYEARTFTPGRRGEISEYRGVPFGDLLFDTPFGKLALEVCEDLWIDDGPLMSRVERGAQISINISASPWRLGVVQARRELLQSRSKAAGIPLIYVNQIGGNDSLVFDGSSLIATDGVILLETERWKEQNTIFELSSKSQCAGLSATDFFTDLVEALTTGIADYFTKVGAFNRIGISLSGGKDSALVLLLACDVAKKLGHNPREFIHTFSFPTRFNSDATRNVARDLAHDLGVSFLEDSIEDAVEIERAATKRLTGTKQLASLTEQNIQARIRAQRMWNWSNQTGGLWLQTGNMSEKSVGYTTIGGDLSGGYAPIANVPKTVVTSLVAHYQSQLKFASLDALLKLRPSAELAEDQEDERDLMPYPVLDACFELFAGQKLSFRETLAELSLRFSDDDLKKIDPAYRPGQLKEWVKKFGRLFVSSIYKWVQSPQGVHVSDLDLDRERALQLPVVQSQEWLDLSDF, via the coding sequence TTGCTGCTCGGCCTCTCCAACCTAAACCCCACCGTCGGCGCCATCGACTCGAACACTGAAAAAGTGATCGCAGCCGCGCGCGAGTTCGTACAGAAGAAGTGCGACGTCGCCGTCTTCAGCGAAATGGTGATTGCGGGCTATCCGACGGAGGATTTGGTCCTATGGCCGCACTTTGTCGAACAGCAGTGGCGCGCGCTACAGAAAATCGCCGACGCGACCAAAGAGTCCGCGATGTATCTCGCGGTCGGTCTCGCCGTCGCGCACGATGAACATGTCTACAATTGCGCGGCACTGCTACAGCGCGGAAAAATTCTCGGCATCGTTCCGAAACAGCAACTCCCGACTTACATTATATTTTACGAAGCGCGAACCTTCACTCCGGGCAGGCGCGGAGAAATTTCCGAGTATCGCGGCGTGCCCTTTGGTGATTTGCTCTTTGACACTCCCTTCGGCAAACTCGCGCTCGAAGTCTGCGAAGATTTGTGGATCGACGACGGCCCGTTGATGTCGCGTGTTGAACGCGGAGCGCAAATTTCGATCAACATCTCCGCCTCCCCGTGGAGATTGGGTGTCGTGCAGGCCCGGCGCGAACTTCTGCAAAGTCGCTCAAAAGCTGCGGGCATTCCGCTGATTTATGTCAATCAAATCGGCGGCAACGACAGCTTGGTCTTCGACGGATCGAGTTTGATTGCGACCGACGGAGTCATCCTGCTCGAAACCGAGCGCTGGAAAGAACAAAACACTATCTTTGAGTTGTCTTCGAAGTCACAGTGTGCGGGTCTTTCCGCCACCGACTTCTTCACGGATTTGGTTGAAGCTCTGACCACGGGCATCGCCGATTACTTCACAAAAGTCGGCGCGTTCAACCGCATCGGCATCTCACTTTCCGGCGGCAAAGACTCCGCTCTCGTTCTCTTGCTTGCGTGCGATGTCGCAAAAAAATTGGGTCACAATCCGCGCGAGTTCATCCATACATTCTCCTTCCCCACTCGTTTCAACAGCGACGCCACAAGAAACGTCGCGCGCGATCTTGCACATGATCTCGGCGTGTCCTTCCTTGAAGATTCCATCGAGGACGCCGTAGAAATCGAACGCGCCGCAACCAAACGGCTGACGGGAACAAAGCAACTCGCTTCGCTCACCGAACAAAACATCCAAGCTCGCATTCGCGCGCAGCGCATGTGGAACTGGAGTAATCAAACCGGCGGACTCTGGCTGCAAACGGGCAACATGTCCGAAAAATCCGTCGGCTACACCACCATCGGCGGCGATCTCTCCGGCGGCTATGCTCCGATTGCAAACGTCCCCAAAACCGTCGTCACTTCTTTGGTCGCACACTATCAATCGCAACTGAAGTTCGCCAGTCTCGACGCGCTCTTGAAACTTCGCCCGTCAGCCGAACTTGCCGAAGACCAAGAAGACGAACGCGACCTGATGCCCTACCCTGTGCTCGATGCCTGCTTCGAACTTTTCGCCGGACAAAAACTTTCCTTCCGCGAAACTCTTGCCGAACTCTCTCTCCGTTTTTCAGACGACGATCTGAAGAAAATCGACCCGGCCTACAGACCGGGTCAACTAAAAGAGTGGGTGAAGAAATTCGGACGGCTATTTGTCTCGTCTATCTACAAGTGGGTACAATCTCCGCAAGGCGTCCACGTCAGTGACTTGGACTTAGACCGTGAACGTGCATTGCAACTTCCGGTCGTCCAAAGTCAAGAGTGGCTCGATCTTTCCGACTTCTGA
- a CDS encoding patatin-like phospholipase family protein: MRLKRPLFAGLVLMLLSCSALLAESYPFALALSGGGSRGFAHIGVLKALEEENLHPDIIVGSSIGAIVGGLYCAGYSPDQLSDIALATDWGRLFLDRPQRRNLVLAQKESSGKAILTLRFRGWNPEVPLAVTSGQKLYDLLFDLEQRAPFHAWNDFDDLPIPFRAVATDITYGRPVIFRKGSLAEAMRASSSLPLMYVPYPLGDSKLVDGGVTENIPVEIARHEGAYTVVAVDLASEVNPAEPIDQPWEIADRVTTILQLEQNKRSRQDADAVIVPDVAARSVTDFRDVRSLIDEGYRAAKEQIPAIKRMLEENNIEPRARFCANRNGLAVSKRTLEDFETTFPKGGGTPTHVIHSGITVFPDSVVRDKPPADVERLYHEKGYGLARPVHLEQSADGALYCRWDEGKIRKINVDGLEHIQPYTVRRDFPLKSGDVFEVKRARRGLAQILGSERFDLVTIAPLATDSTTELTIRAVERPTPQVRVGAGFSSDRKGRGYIEFLHDHLGPYGGRATFFGKYGEKDEEARVTRRFDRLLRTSFTAEATALWKRDEYFGYDQKHNPVSFFFFERTGVEGWAGRAFRRWGELGGGAGYEDYRTGGVTVDPRSNLAWIGLRSHVDTQDRYPFPTSGIMLRTQYRYVFRSTNDLRYNRLTARVAGYYPLKRRVTLGARGVYGWNDYQLPLWGQFAFGGEHEMPGLHYGERFGNAKIAAQFEARYDLLSRLLADAYLSAIYSVGGVSLLSEPFPATDDYRHSLGGRFSLSTFFGPMSITAGEMLKSSQETGNFHVYLNLGHEF, from the coding sequence ATGCGATTAAAACGCCCGTTGTTTGCGGGTCTTGTCTTGATGTTGTTGTCGTGCTCCGCATTGTTGGCGGAGTCGTATCCGTTTGCTCTCGCGTTGTCCGGCGGTGGATCGCGAGGGTTTGCGCATATCGGCGTCTTGAAGGCTCTCGAAGAAGAGAATCTTCATCCGGATATTATAGTAGGTTCGTCGATCGGCGCGATTGTCGGTGGGTTGTATTGCGCGGGATACTCGCCGGATCAACTGAGCGATATCGCGCTGGCGACGGACTGGGGCAGGCTCTTTTTGGACCGACCGCAAAGACGAAATCTCGTGCTCGCGCAAAAAGAGAGTTCGGGGAAAGCTATCTTAACTTTGCGCTTTAGAGGGTGGAACCCGGAAGTTCCATTGGCCGTGACGAGCGGTCAAAAACTGTACGATCTTTTGTTTGACCTCGAACAGCGCGCGCCGTTTCACGCGTGGAACGATTTCGACGATTTGCCGATTCCATTTCGAGCGGTGGCGACGGACATTACGTACGGCAGGCCGGTTATCTTTCGTAAGGGAAGTTTGGCGGAAGCGATGCGCGCGTCGTCATCTTTGCCGCTCATGTACGTGCCGTATCCGCTTGGAGACAGCAAACTTGTCGACGGCGGCGTAACTGAAAATATTCCAGTCGAGATCGCGCGTCACGAAGGAGCTTACACGGTCGTGGCAGTCGATCTCGCGAGCGAAGTGAATCCGGCCGAACCGATTGACCAGCCGTGGGAAATCGCGGACCGCGTAACGACGATTTTGCAGCTTGAGCAAAACAAGCGGTCGCGACAAGACGCCGACGCCGTTATTGTTCCTGACGTGGCGGCGAGATCCGTGACGGATTTTCGCGACGTGCGAAGTTTAATCGACGAAGGCTACCGCGCGGCTAAAGAACAGATTCCGGCGATCAAGCGGATGCTTGAGGAAAACAACATCGAACCGAGAGCGCGATTTTGCGCGAACCGCAACGGGCTTGCCGTCAGTAAACGGACTCTCGAGGATTTTGAAACGACTTTTCCGAAGGGCGGTGGCACTCCCACACATGTGATTCACTCGGGAATCACCGTGTTCCCTGATTCGGTCGTGCGTGATAAGCCGCCCGCGGACGTGGAGCGGCTTTACCACGAAAAGGGCTACGGATTGGCCCGTCCCGTTCATCTTGAGCAAAGCGCCGACGGCGCACTGTACTGCAGATGGGATGAGGGCAAAATCAGGAAGATTAACGTCGACGGGTTGGAACACATTCAGCCGTACACGGTGCGGCGGGATTTTCCGCTGAAATCCGGCGACGTGTTTGAAGTGAAGCGCGCGCGGCGAGGCTTGGCGCAGATTCTTGGCAGCGAGCGATTCGACTTGGTGACGATTGCACCGCTGGCTACGGACTCGACGACCGAACTGACTATTCGCGCCGTGGAACGTCCGACTCCTCAGGTGCGCGTCGGCGCGGGATTTTCGAGCGACCGCAAGGGACGCGGTTATATCGAATTCTTACACGACCACCTCGGTCCGTACGGCGGGCGCGCAACTTTTTTCGGCAAGTACGGAGAGAAGGACGAAGAAGCACGCGTAACTCGCCGCTTTGACCGTTTGCTGAGAACGAGTTTTACGGCCGAAGCGACTGCTCTGTGGAAAAGAGACGAGTACTTCGGGTATGACCAGAAGCACAATCCGGTGTCCTTCTTTTTCTTTGAAAGAACCGGTGTTGAGGGCTGGGCGGGACGTGCGTTTCGGAGATGGGGCGAACTCGGCGGCGGGGCCGGCTATGAGGATTACCGTACGGGCGGAGTGACAGTTGATCCGCGCTCGAACTTGGCGTGGATCGGCTTGCGTTCTCATGTCGACACGCAGGACCGCTATCCTTTTCCCACGAGCGGGATCATGCTGCGCACGCAGTACCGCTACGTGTTTCGCTCGACCAATGATCTTCGTTATAATCGATTGACTGCGAGAGTCGCGGGTTATTACCCGCTGAAGAGGCGGGTTACACTCGGCGCGCGCGGAGTCTACGGATGGAACGATTATCAGCTTCCGCTGTGGGGGCAATTCGCATTCGGCGGAGAACATGAAATGCCCGGTTTGCATTACGGCGAGCGATTCGGCAACGCGAAGATCGCGGCGCAGTTTGAAGCTCGCTATGACTTGTTGTCGAGGCTGTTGGCCGATGCATACTTGTCCGCGATTTATTCAGTCGGCGGTGTGAGTCTACTGTCGGAACCGTTTCCTGCGACTGACGATTACAGGCACAGTCTTGGCGGACGGTTTTCGCTCTCGACGTTCTTTGGTCCTATGTCCATCACTGCGGGCGAGATGCTCAAGAGTTCACAGGAAACGGGGAACTTTCATGTGTATCTGAATCTCGGGCACGAGTTCTGA
- a CDS encoding glycosyltransferase gives MKISGWTQLGESGLSSDFPLKKLNDAALFAAGGVDPNNGVTALHADSTNFAACMNEAARLAQSGLLLFLPADLLDLADDWQDNLLRAAQDNPDARFFYGDYVWRDKNGDSMQSVRQDVGDVTEREDWGPVWAVRVEWLLSIGGLDEANHKAAFYDLLLKSWGEKTRIHIGGVLAVVPAPKSDTAEAAKRSKLFYPGRGALGGFSYLFMDKETERHTEEVFYNFLKREGAWLEGARSDSPPVFRGGKGGSSSQEFRISVVTPVFNRAKFIGKAIESVQTADISDWEYIIVDNGSTDNTRDVVRSYMAKDPRIKLIENDRNIISVSLNLGVRAAKGKYIAQLDSDDEHLPHTLRTMAEHLDNNPTWGLAISYYELMDEDGNVLPEFGVIKHEQYNRNNILRRDGAGALRCWHRSVILEFGGFDEEKLGHYGEDYDLVLKCGEKYEVGRVHQVCYRYRRHGDNTDVLRSSEMKIQNKTLARLNALERRKKLNKS, from the coding sequence ATGAAGATTTCCGGATGGACACAACTTGGAGAGTCAGGACTCTCCTCCGATTTTCCCCTAAAAAAACTGAATGACGCCGCGCTCTTTGCTGCAGGCGGCGTGGACCCGAATAACGGCGTCACGGCGCTGCACGCGGACTCGACAAATTTCGCCGCGTGTATGAACGAAGCCGCACGGCTCGCGCAGAGCGGACTCCTGCTCTTCCTTCCCGCCGATCTGCTCGATCTTGCGGATGATTGGCAGGACAATCTGCTGCGCGCGGCACAAGATAATCCTGACGCGCGATTTTTCTACGGCGACTATGTTTGGCGCGACAAGAACGGAGACTCGATGCAGTCCGTTCGCCAAGACGTCGGCGACGTCACCGAGCGGGAAGACTGGGGTCCCGTCTGGGCCGTGCGTGTTGAATGGCTCTTGAGCATCGGCGGACTTGACGAAGCAAACCACAAAGCCGCGTTCTACGATCTCTTGCTCAAAAGCTGGGGCGAAAAAACACGCATCCACATTGGCGGCGTGTTGGCCGTTGTTCCCGCTCCCAAGTCCGACACGGCCGAAGCCGCGAAAAGATCAAAACTCTTCTATCCCGGTCGCGGCGCACTCGGCGGTTTCTCATATCTCTTCATGGACAAAGAAACCGAGCGCCACACCGAAGAAGTCTTCTACAATTTCTTGAAGCGCGAAGGAGCATGGCTCGAAGGTGCGCGCTCTGATTCCCCCCCGGTCTTCCGGGGGGGCAAGGGGGGGTCAAGCTCCCAGGAGTTCCGCATCTCCGTCGTCACTCCCGTCTTCAACCGAGCGAAGTTCATCGGCAAAGCTATCGAGTCCGTGCAAACCGCGGATATCTCCGACTGGGAATACATCATCGTTGACAATGGCTCCACCGACAACACACGCGACGTCGTGAGAAGCTACATGGCCAAAGATCCGCGCATCAAATTAATCGAAAACGACCGCAATATCATCTCCGTCTCGCTCAATTTAGGAGTTCGCGCGGCAAAAGGCAAGTACATCGCGCAGCTCGACAGCGACGACGAGCATTTGCCTCACACGCTGCGCACGATGGCCGAACATCTCGACAACAATCCGACGTGGGGTTTGGCTATCAGCTACTACGAGCTTATGGACGAAGACGGAAATGTGCTGCCGGAGTTCGGAGTCATCAAACACGAACAATACAACCGCAACAACATCTTGCGCCGCGACGGCGCAGGCGCGTTGCGCTGTTGGCACCGCAGCGTGATTCTGGAATTCGGCGGTTTCGACGAAGAAAAACTCGGCCACTACGGCGAAGACTACGATCTGGTCTTGAAGTGCGGCGAGAAATACGAGGTAGGCCGCGTGCATCAAGTCTGCTACCGCTACCGCCGCCACGGCGACAACACCGACGTCTTGCGCTCAAGCGAAATGAAGATCCAAAACAAAACTCTGGCCCGACTAAACGCACTCGAACGACGGAAGAAGCTCAACAAGAGTTAA
- a CDS encoding VOC family protein produces MPEQTPIDSRVRIGHVHLKVAELDRSLEFYCGVLGFELVQRMGTKAAFVSAGGYHHHIGLNTWHSRGAEPPPQNSTGLYHVAILYPSRAALADALRRILDAHVRLDGASDHGVSEALYLNDPDQNGLELYWDRPEEQWPRDRYGNIQMVTETLDIWELMREAR; encoded by the coding sequence ATGCCCGAACAAACTCCCATTGACTCCCGGGTGCGTATCGGCCACGTCCATTTGAAAGTGGCGGAACTCGACCGTTCGCTGGAGTTTTATTGCGGAGTACTCGGGTTTGAACTCGTGCAGCGCATGGGCACAAAGGCCGCGTTTGTTTCAGCGGGTGGATATCATCATCACATCGGGCTGAATACGTGGCATAGCAGAGGCGCTGAGCCTCCACCGCAAAACTCCACAGGACTCTATCACGTCGCGATTTTGTATCCGTCGCGCGCCGCATTGGCGGACGCATTGCGGCGAATTCTTGACGCTCATGTTCGTCTTGACGGCGCGTCGGATCACGGCGTAAGTGAAGCGCTCTACCTTAATGATCCCGATCAGAACGGTCTCGAACTCTATTGGGACAGGCCGGAGGAGCAGTGGCCGCGAGACAGGTATGGGAATATCCAAATGGTCACGGAAACGCTGGATATTTGGGAGCTGATGCGAGAAGCGCGATAA